A single Natranaerobius thermophilus JW/NM-WN-LF DNA region contains:
- a CDS encoding ATP-binding cassette domain-containing protein, with protein sequence MGDKKIEINEYSSENLTSLYRLKNVIKQESGQTILSVPDLTLKEGEVYGIIGPSGAGKSTLVRILNGLSQPTSGEVYFLNKELFNKKNLRQLQKEMTLVFQKPHLFNTTVLENVAYGLKVRGYPSKKAFKIAENSLKEMGILELKKRKAASLSGGEAQRVALARAMAFKPRVLLLDEPTGNLDPGNIKLIENKVNSLYSQEHTTVIMVTHNMFQAKRIATRGMFIYQGKLIEEGPIDQIFSEPESNLTKQFVNGEMIF encoded by the coding sequence ATGGGCGATAAAAAAATCGAAATAAATGAGTATTCAAGTGAAAATTTAACAAGTCTGTACCGGCTCAAAAATGTTATAAAACAAGAAAGTGGGCAAACAATATTATCAGTACCTGATTTAACATTAAAAGAAGGTGAAGTTTACGGCATAATTGGTCCAAGCGGTGCCGGTAAAAGTACTCTTGTCAGGATACTTAACGGATTATCTCAGCCAACTTCTGGGGAAGTTTATTTCCTAAATAAAGAGCTATTTAACAAAAAAAACCTACGCCAGCTCCAAAAAGAAATGACTTTAGTGTTTCAAAAACCTCATCTCTTTAATACTACGGTTTTAGAAAACGTAGCTTACGGATTGAAAGTAAGAGGTTATCCTAGTAAAAAAGCTTTTAAAATTGCTGAAAATTCACTGAAAGAAATGGGAATTCTAGAGTTAAAAAAAAGAAAGGCCGCTTCTCTATCAGGAGGAGAGGCTCAGCGAGTAGCCTTGGCGAGAGCTATGGCCTTTAAGCCTAGAGTTCTGCTTTTAGACGAACCTACGGGTAATTTAGACCCAGGGAATATTAAATTGATTGAAAATAAGGTTAACTCTTTGTACTCTCAAGAACACACTACAGTTATAATGGTTACCCATAACATGTTTCAAGCCAAGCGAATAGCGACTCGGGGCATGTTTATTTATCAAGGTAAACTAATTGAAGAAGGCCCAATAGACCAAATTTTTTCAGAACCGGAAAGCAATCTTACTAAACAATTTGTCAACGGGGAAATGATTTTTTAG
- a CDS encoding phosphodiester glycosidase family protein has protein sequence MKKFRIRMSIVPIMLITLMFFAGSVLPGGISQAQAAMQVNDDPGIPVFIDEEEITEGLLPRLRNGRLLGPVRNISETLGAYVDYSEADQEAIIIKDDTEVRMQVDSDVARTYSPGEEVPEKTQLDAPMFIDEGRSFVPLRFLAENFGYYVIWDESSRTVSLVSPDQDEDEEIADEPEEVDEDQKEKDQEEDEEKDQQEPEQPEEKDEEDEKETEVEPNDEEDKIKDIQEQIDARTEELDLQVKFEDKKIDIITERAGTDFPQHEVDFSKNEEQFIITVKNSKIEDKNWDFDNQLLDKLSATTVVTEQKVEEVMEDTVIEEDENTEIGDTVSTYKGKITVELNYPVPELDPDISKNDGESTSLIVTIPKVFETILEEQEIANGLKYTSIRKGQENGPIKIHELRLDPHGDVKPELIMAQDGFSGFERLDSMAKRNNAIAAINGGFYWRAGHPIGLYISDQRLIREPMPNRSAFFYSKDGEATIERTAFNGGLMYIDDINTNLSIDGVNRSRGREELIVYTPEQGNTTGTTSSTFRGHKEIVISDEEIIAINHGDSQIPDDGYVLSIHEQYVRANQDLIDELETGMTTKLHWNMGQSKNVEDVVFALGGGPRILEKGEVDIRSMEEVISDNVSQGRSPRTAVGVTRDGQLLLTAVDGRQSGLSIGMTLEELGNFMKDRGAQDALNLDGGGSTMMWFDNEFQNNPSNGIRNIGNSIVIREK, from the coding sequence ATGAAAAAATTTAGAATTCGTATGAGCATTGTGCCTATCATGCTCATCACACTAATGTTTTTCGCCGGGTCTGTCCTGCCAGGGGGAATATCTCAGGCCCAAGCTGCAATGCAGGTGAATGATGACCCTGGCATCCCTGTCTTTATTGATGAAGAAGAAATTACAGAAGGTTTATTACCCCGTTTAAGAAACGGACGTCTATTAGGCCCTGTCCGAAACATTTCCGAAACTCTAGGAGCCTATGTAGATTATTCGGAAGCCGATCAAGAAGCTATCATTATCAAAGACGACACTGAAGTTCGAATGCAAGTCGATAGTGATGTAGCTAGGACTTACAGTCCCGGTGAAGAAGTACCAGAAAAAACTCAACTTGATGCTCCCATGTTTATTGATGAGGGTAGATCCTTTGTACCCCTGAGATTCTTGGCAGAAAACTTTGGTTATTACGTAATATGGGACGAGTCTTCTAGAACCGTTTCCTTGGTCTCTCCGGATCAGGATGAAGATGAGGAAATAGCTGATGAACCAGAAGAAGTTGACGAAGATCAGAAAGAAAAAGACCAGGAAGAAGATGAGGAAAAGGATCAACAAGAGCCAGAACAACCTGAAGAAAAAGATGAGGAAGATGAGAAAGAAACTGAAGTTGAACCAAATGATGAAGAAGACAAGATTAAAGATATTCAGGAACAGATTGACGCTAGAACTGAAGAACTTGATTTACAAGTAAAATTTGAAGATAAAAAAATTGATATAATCACTGAACGTGCTGGGACTGATTTCCCCCAACATGAAGTGGATTTTTCTAAAAATGAAGAGCAGTTTATAATCACTGTGAAAAATAGTAAAATTGAGGATAAAAACTGGGATTTTGACAATCAACTGTTAGACAAATTATCAGCAACTACTGTAGTAACAGAACAAAAAGTAGAAGAAGTTATGGAAGATACTGTTATTGAAGAGGACGAAAATACTGAAATCGGGGATACTGTTAGTACTTACAAGGGTAAAATAACTGTTGAGTTAAATTATCCTGTACCTGAATTGGACCCTGATATCTCAAAGAATGACGGAGAAAGTACCTCTTTGATTGTTACCATCCCGAAAGTTTTTGAAACAATTTTAGAGGAACAAGAAATTGCCAATGGGTTGAAATATACCTCCATTAGAAAAGGCCAAGAAAATGGACCGATAAAAATTCACGAACTACGACTAGATCCCCATGGTGATGTCAAACCTGAACTAATCATGGCTCAAGACGGTTTTTCCGGATTTGAGAGACTAGATTCCATGGCCAAAAGAAATAATGCTATAGCAGCTATCAATGGAGGGTTTTACTGGCGTGCAGGTCATCCGATTGGTCTTTACATATCGGATCAAAGATTGATCCGAGAACCTATGCCCAACAGATCAGCTTTCTTCTACTCAAAGGATGGGGAAGCTACAATAGAGAGGACTGCCTTTAACGGTGGGCTTATGTATATTGATGACATCAATACAAATCTATCAATTGACGGTGTGAACAGAAGTAGAGGTCGGGAAGAATTAATTGTCTATACACCTGAGCAAGGTAACACTACAGGTACCACCTCTTCAACTTTTAGAGGTCATAAAGAAATTGTTATTTCAGACGAGGAAATCATTGCTATAAACCATGGTGACAGCCAGATACCCGATGATGGTTATGTATTGTCCATTCACGAGCAATATGTTAGAGCAAACCAAGATTTAATCGATGAACTTGAAACCGGTATGACAACTAAATTACATTGGAACATGGGACAAAGCAAAAACGTGGAAGATGTTGTCTTTGCCCTCGGAGGAGGACCAAGGATTTTAGAAAAGGGTGAAGTAGATATTCGTTCTATGGAAGAGGTTATCTCAGACAATGTTTCTCAAGGGCGGTCTCCCAGAACTGCTGTCGGAGTCACCCGAGATGGCCAACTACTATTAACTGCTGTAGACGGAAGGCAAAGTGGATTGAGCATTGGTATGACCTTAGAAGAGCTTGGAAATTTCATGAAGGACCGAGGTGCTCAAGACGCCCTAAACCTGGATGGAGGCGGTTCCACAATGATGTGGTTTGACAATGAATTTCAAAATAACCCCTCCAATGGGATAAGAAATATTGGTAACTCCATTGTAATCCGTGAAAAATAG